CACGGGCATATCAATGCACCTATGGAGATGTCTTGATAAGGCCAGGTATTTCAATTGGCGGCATTATCCTAACCCTCACTCCGTAAATGCCAGGTTTTAGTAGCACTTGAACGACAGCTTCGTCAACATACTCACTGGGCTTCCCCGACTTATAGGTAACACCTGCCGTGTACTTCTCGAACCTAGATCGCTCCGATGAGAGCTTGCCGCTAATCACAACTTCTACTCCTTTTGCACCCGCCTCCATAACCCTTCTGATTGCCACGAATGCTGCTCTCCTGAATCTAACTCCTCTAACCATAGCTCGCGCGATACCGTAAGCGACAATTTTAGCGTTGAGGTCCGGGTTGGCGACTTCAACAACATCTATCTGTGGCCTATCCACGCCGAACTTGCTCTCTAGCACTTCCTGTAGCTCTTTGATGTTCGATCCGCGGCGGCCAATCACCATTGCAGGCCTTTCCGCGAGGATCACCACTCTGGTTCCGATAGGCGTGCGGAATAGCTGGACATCCACGTAGCCCGCGTGTGCTAGTTTCCTCGCTAGGTAAGCGTTCAACTCCATATACTGCATCCCTCTCTCCAGGAACGTCTGTACGAGCGTGGGCATGCAACCACCGTGTTTTTCTCAGCCTGCGCGCAGTGTCATAACGCCTTTTTAAGCGTTTTCAGGATCGCTCTTCGAGACCGATCTCTATGTGAACCAGCTGCTCGAACCACGGTGTTGCTCTACCAAATGCTCTAGGCATGTACGCCCGAATCTTCGTGCCCTTGTGAGCGGCGGCGTGTACAACCCATAGCTTCTCGGTATCCAAGCCCTTGTAAGCCGCGTTTGCTTCAGCATCCTTGAGGACTCGTAGAATGGCTCGAGCGGCTTTCACTGGGTATCTGCCAG
Above is a genomic segment from Thermofilaceae archaeon containing:
- a CDS encoding 30S ribosomal protein S3, with product MPTLVQTFLERGMQYMELNAYLARKLAHAGYVDVQLFRTPIGTRVVILAERPAMVIGRRGSNIKELQEVLESKFGVDRPQIDVVEVANPDLNAKIVAYGIARAMVRGVRFRRAAFVAIRRVMEAGAKGVEVVISGKLSSERSRFEKYTAGVTYKSGKPSEYVDEAVVQVLLKPGIYGVRVRIMPPIEIPGLIKTSP
- a CDS encoding 50S ribosomal protein L22, whose translation is MPRWSFSVQLDPVRTAIAAGRDLRISYKDAVEVLDAIRGLSLERAKRFLEDVINMRRPVPYRRFKKKVGHKTGMAAGRYPVKAARAILRVLKDAEANAAYKGLDTEKLWVVHAAAHKGTKIRAYMPRAFGRATPWFEQLVHIEIGLEERS